Below is a genomic region from Maridesulfovibrio ferrireducens.
CCATGCGGAGTGCTGGGCTTCAGCAAAGGATCTGCCGTGTGAAAGTTCAAGAACAAGGCAACCGCCAAATGACCCCAAAAGGGCCCCGGGAAGTGCTCCGAGTCCAAAGAAAAAGGGTGCTCCTAATATTGCACCGGCTATTGCGCCGATGAATGCACCCAAGCTGCCTCTACCGGTAGCTCCGTATTTCTTTCCACCGAAGTACTGTGCTGCAAATTCTAAAACTTCACCGATAAGCGCGATTACAGCTAAAATCGAAATGAAGTTCCAGCTCATTGTCTCAGGCAGAAATATTTTCCAACCGATGATAAAGGCGAGCAGAATCCAGTTCGCAGGCAGTCCAAAGATATGCAGTGCCAAAGAGCAAAACATTAGCAGAATTACCAGCACTGCCAAGGCTGTAATCATTTTCTAATTCTCAACTTCTCTGAGGTCTATAACTCGTTGAGCTTTACCTTCAGATTTAGGGATAGAATTGCGCTGAACGAGTTCAACTCTTGGTGTAACAAGAATTTCATCTCTCAGCTTGGCGGCAATACGTTTCTGTAGTCCTTGCAATACTCTCATATCTTCAACAAAAAATTGATCTTTAATTTCGACTTTAACTTTAATCTGGTCAATAAACCCTTCTCTGAAGAGTTCAATGACATAGTTTTGTCCGACTTCAGGCATCGCCATAACTATTTTTTCGATTTGCATAGGGTAGATATTAACACCCTTGATGATGAGCATGTCATCGGCGCGACCGACAATTCTGTCAATGCGCCTGGAGGTTCTACCGCATTTGCATTTACCGGGAACGAAACGGGTCAAGTCTCTGGTTCTGTAGCGAATGATGGGCATACCTTCGCGGGTAAGCGTTGTCATTACCAGTTCGCCGATTTCGCCTTCAGCAACATGTTCCCCGGTTTCAGGGTCAATAACTTCGGCGATATATGAGTCTTCCCACACGTGCATCCCTTTTTGTTCGGTACACTCGAAAGCAACACCCGGGCCGTTCATTTCAGAGAGGCCGTAAGAGTTGTAAGCTTTAATATGCAGGAGTTCTTCAATTTTTTGTCTGGTGTGTTCTGTGTGGGGTTCGGCTCCGATAAGAGCAATTTTCCACGGCATTTCTGCGGGATCATATCCTTCTTCTCTGACTTTGCCGGCAAAATAGAGAGCAAAAGAGGGAATGATATGCAGGGCTGTAACATTAAAATCGCGGATAAGTTTAATCTGTCGTTTAGTGTTGCCTGCTCCTGCCGGAACGGTCAAACAACCGAGACGTTCAGAACCGTAATGAATTCCGAGACCGCCTGTGAAAAGTCCATAACCTGACATGTTTTGCAGAACGTCAGAGCGTCTTACACCAACTGCGTACATTGAGCGGGCCATAAGGTCAGCCCAGGTATCAAGGTCTTTTTGAGTATAAAAAACAGCAGTGGGCGTTCCGGTTGTTCCGGAGGAAGCATGAAGACGAACAAATTCATCAAGAGGTTTTGTAAGCAGTCCGTATGGATACTGAGAACGAAGGTCGTCTTTTGTGGTAAAAGGTAACCTTTTTATATCATCAACAGTTTTAATGATGGAGGAATCGATGTTATTTTTTTTAAAAGATTCACGGTAATACGGAGAGTTAGCGGCTTGCTCGATGGTTTTCCTCAGTCTTTCGGCTTGGAGTTTTTCCAATTCACTTCTATCGAGCACTTCCGCTTTATCGAAATACATTTTATTTCTCCCGCTAATTGTTTTTCAGTGATTCTCGTCTTTTGTAATAGCTTCGATTAATCATCGCCATACTCAGACGGATAAGGCTCGGCAGCAAGGTTTTCGAAGGCTGTATAGTTGCCGAAAAAGGCTAACTCTACAATTCCGGTAGGGCCGTTACGTTGCTTACCGATAATAACTTCGGCCTTGTTGTTAATAGGCTTGTCTTCTTTTTTGTTATAAAAATCTTCACGATAGAGGAATAGGATAATATCAGCATCCTGTTCAATCGCACCTGATTCACGCAAGTCAGACATCATAGGTCTTTTGTCTGTACGTTCTTCAACTTTGCGGTTCAGCTGAGACAGTGCAAGAACTGGTATTTTCAATTCTTTGGCTAACGCTTTTAATGATCGTGAAATATCGGAAATTTCTTGCTCACGTGAGTCAGTACGCGCACTGGAGCGCATGAGCTGGAGATAATCCACCATTACTAGACCCAGATTGTGCTGTGATTTTAGTCTTCTGCATCTGGCTCTTAATTCCATAGTGGAAAGAGATGGAGTATCATCAATAAAGATAGGTGCTTCTGTCAAGTCTTGAGCAGCTTCATAAAGCTTTGCCCAGTCCTCATCATCAAGTTGCCCTGTTCTGAGTCTGGAAAGATCTACTTTTCCATGACAGGCGAGCATCCTTGTCATGAGCTGCCCCATAGCCATTTCAAGGGAGAATACAGCTGTAGGGACTCCGCTGTGAAGAGCCGCGCGCATAGCGACGTTTAACGCAAAAGCGGTTTTACCCATACTTGGGCGTCCGGCAATAATGACGAGTTCAGAGTTTTGAAGTCCTGCCGTCATTTCATCAAATTTGGTGTATGTAGTCGGGATGCCGGTTACAAGAGATTTTTGCTCAACTCTAATTTCAAGTTCTTTGAAAACTTCTTTTATAAGCTCTTTACTACTTTTAATTGTGGTAGTTTTTTTGGCGTCAGTAATTTCAAAGATTGCCTGTTCTGAATGATCAAGCAGTTCTTTAACGTTCTGCGCTTCAAAGCTATCGGTGATGATTGAAGCCGCAGCATCAATCAGGCTTCGCTGGATCTTTTTTTCAGCTACAATTTCAGCATGGTGGAGCGCATTTGCCGCACTTATAACAGAATTAGCAAGGTCAGCTAGATAAACAGGGCCACCGACAGTGTCAATTTTACCGGTACTGGTAAGGTACTCGTTGACGGTGACAATATCTATAGGAGCGTTTTTGGCATACAGAGCTTCGAAAGCTTTGAAAATTTCATGATGGGAAGGAGAGTAAAAATCGTCAGAATGAACGATATCAACGAGATCGTTGAATATAGAGTTGCTTAAAAAAACTCCGCCCAACACAGCCTGTTCTGCTTCCAGATTGTGAGGTGGTACTTTCCGTAAAAGATCAGACGGAGCATCTGATGATGCTCCGTCTGAATTGTAATTAGAGCCGGGCTTACGCCTCTTCTGCTTCTGATTCTGCAGTTTCTTCTTCTTCCATCATCTGACCGGGTTTAGCAACGGTCAGTTTAATTTCACCGCGAACTTCGGGGTGAAGTTTAACTTCGATAGTGAAAGTTCCCAGTGAACGAATAGGATCAGACAACAGAATTTTTCTGCGGTCGAGATCAAATCCCTGTTCAACAAGAGCTTCAGCAACGTTTGCTGCGGTAACGGAACCGTAAAGTTTGTCACCTTCACCAACACGAACTTCAACTTTGACTTCGACTTTTGCAAGTCTGTCTCTAAGTCCTTCAGCCTGTGTACGAAGATTATCTGCCTGTTCCTGAAGCTTTCTTTTTTCAAGCTCGAACTGCTTGAGATTAGCTGCAGAAGCGGGCATAGCAAAGCCCTGAGGAATCAAGTAGTTGCGACCGTAACCGGCTTTAACTGAAACGATATCTCCAAGACGTCCAAGAGAGTCTATATCGGCACGTAAAATAAGTTTCATATCATCGTCCCCCTAGAAGCTCTTTTTCTTAACATCAGTGCTATGCACAGTTGTATAAAGCATGAGAGCCATCTGCCTGGAACGTTTGATTTCAGTAGTAAGGCGGCGCTGATGTTTTGCACAAGTACCAGTAATTCTGCGGGCAATAATTTTGCCGCGCTCGGTAACAAAGTCCTTAAGAATGTCAGGACGTTTATAATCGAGAGGAAGAGCTTTATCTGCGCAGAAACGACAGAACTTCCTTTTTGGTGTGAATTTTTTCTTGAATGCCATGATTATGCTTCCTCCTGTACCAATGCTTTATCTTCAAGTTTAACTGTAACAAACTTGAAAATTCCGTCAGTGATACGAATATTGCGTTCGAGTTCTGCAACCAATGGTGCTGGCGCATTGAAAACTACACGAACGTAGTACCCACGGGACTGGTTCTGGACAGGGTAAGCCAACTGGCGAGATCCCCAATCGTCAACTTCTTCTAGCTTGCCGCCTTCACGTTCGATGATGGCAACAACTCCTTCAACGATGTCCTTGCGGCTGTCGCTCGCAAGCTCGGGGCTTAAAAGCAAGAGTGCTTCGTACTTTCTGAGCATTAAAAAAACCTCCTTATGGTCTATGGCCCTTTCCTTAATATTAGGGCAAGGCGAAAGAAAGGATGTCTAGTCCCTTTCTGAGCTTCTGTCAAGTTTTGAGCATTTATAATAAAATATAAAACTGGAAACGATACTACCGATTCCAGCTTTATATTTACATTTTGTTTAAAAAAACTAAATTCCCATGATGTTATAGCCGCAGTCAACGAAGAGAACTTCGCCTGTAACTCCGCTGGATAAATCAGAGGCTAAATATGTTGCTGTTTTTCCAACTTCTTCGGTAGTTACATTCTTATGAAGAGGAGCGCGTTCCTCGATATGAGAAAAAATACTCTTGAAGCCGGAAATGCCGGAGGATGCCAATGTTTTAATTGGTCCGGCGCTTAAAGCATTTACTCTGATCCCTTTGTGTCCCATATCGCATGCAAGGTAGCGAACGCTGGCTTCAAGAGCTGCTTTTGCTACACCCATTACGTTATAGTTGGTAATGACTTTAGAAGAGCCGAGGTAAGTCATGGCCATAACAGATGAACCGGGGTTCATGATGGGTTCAAAGGCATTACATAGCGTAACAAGTGAGTATGCTGAAACGTCCAGCGCAAGATGAAAACCATCACGTGATGTTTCGATGTAACGTTTTTTCAAGTCATCGCGATTTGCAAAAGCAACAGAGTGGACTAGGATATCAACGTCTCCCCACTGTTCTTTTACAAATTCAGCTGATTTAGCTACGTCATCATCATTGCTAACATCACAAGGGAATATAAATTCTCCGCCAAGTTCTTCACTGATAGGCTCAACGCGTTTTTTTATCGCATCATTAACATAACTGAAAGCAAGCTTTGCACCTTGCTTTTTGAATTGTTCAGCAATTCCATAGGCAATACTTTTTTCATTTGCCACGCCGAAAATAAGAGCTTTTTTTCCTTCCAGCAGCATTAATTACTCCTTGTAGATAAAAGATATAAATCTGCAGACAGGGCAGTAAAACCAATGACGTAATCGGGAATAAAGTGTTTATTCCTACGTCAGTTTTGATAGTTGTTAAGCTTCTGTCGAATTAAATTATTAATTATACGTTTTTAAGCATCAAGTTCAGAACTGGTCAAGAGCTTAAACGCTTCAAGATACTTTTCGCGTGTTTTTGATGCAATATTTTCCGGAATTTCAGGAGCAGGAGGCTGCTTATTGAAATTGATATCTGTCAGCCAGTCACGCAGGAACTGTTTATCGAAGCTCGGCTGAGACTGTCCAGCTTTATAACCTTCAACAGGCCAAAATCTTGAAGAATCAGGAGTAAGAACTTCATCAATTATAATGAGTTCGTCACCTATAAGACCGAATTCAAATTTTGTATCAGCTATGATTATACCGCGTTCCCGAGCATAATCTCTAGCACGGTTATAGATTGACAGAGTTACATCTTGAACTTTTTCAAGCAAATCGCTGCCGAGCATTTCCATTGCTTTATCAACTGTGATGTTTTCATCATGTTCACCTAAGTCCGCTTTAGTGGACGGAGTGAACAGCGGATGTTCAAGCATATCAGACTCTTTGAGTCCTTTAGGGAGAGCATGGCCGGACACTTTTCCAGTGGCGAGATAATCTTTCCATCCGGAACCTGTGATGTACCCGCGAACAATACATTCAATCGGAAGTGGTTTAGCTCTTTTTACTAAGACACTTCGTCCTTGAAGCTGATCTTTGTATTTATGCAGTACTTCAGGATAGTTTTCCACATTTGAAGCAATAAGGTGATTAGGAATAATATCCTTGCACATTTCCATCCAGAATAAAGTAATCTGGTTTAGGATTTTACCCTTATCTTCAATGGGGTTAGGCATAATTACGTCATATGCGGATATTCTGTCGGTCGTAATGATCAGCAGAGTTTCGGCATCAACTTCATAAATATCACGTACTTTCCCTCTGGAGAGAAGTTTTAGTTCTTTGATATCTGTTTCAATGAGATGGTTTTTAGACATTTGAGTTACCTCTTATTTGTAGCGAGATTCAATGGAGCGGGCATGAGCTTCAAGCCCTTCAAGTCTAGCCAATCTGGCGATTTTTGCGCCGTGTCTGGAAATATAATTCTGATCGGTATAAATCAGACTGGATTTTTTACAAAAAGTTTCAACGGAAAGAGCAGATGAAAATCTTGCTGTACCAACTGTGGGTAAGACATGATTTGGTCCGGCAAAGTAATCACCAATAGGTTCCGGGGTGTGATGCCCCATGA
It encodes:
- a CDS encoding DUF456 domain-containing protein, with protein sequence MITALAVLVILLMFCSLALHIFGLPANWILLAFIIGWKIFLPETMSWNFISILAVIALIGEVLEFAAQYFGGKKYGATGRGSLGAFIGAIAGAILGAPFFFGLGALPGALLGSFGGCLVLELSHGRSFAEAQHSAWGAFWGKAFGLAIKVSLGVWMFTMSIPKIWPS
- a CDS encoding phenylacetate--CoA ligase family protein, translated to MYFDKAEVLDRSELEKLQAERLRKTIEQAANSPYYRESFKKNNIDSSIIKTVDDIKRLPFTTKDDLRSQYPYGLLTKPLDEFVRLHASSGTTGTPTAVFYTQKDLDTWADLMARSMYAVGVRRSDVLQNMSGYGLFTGGLGIHYGSERLGCLTVPAGAGNTKRQIKLIRDFNVTALHIIPSFALYFAGKVREEGYDPAEMPWKIALIGAEPHTEHTRQKIEELLHIKAYNSYGLSEMNGPGVAFECTEQKGMHVWEDSYIAEVIDPETGEHVAEGEIGELVMTTLTREGMPIIRYRTRDLTRFVPGKCKCGRTSRRIDRIVGRADDMLIIKGVNIYPMQIEKIVMAMPEVGQNYVIELFREGFIDQIKVKVEIKDQFFVEDMRVLQGLQKRIAAKLRDEILVTPRVELVQRNSIPKSEGKAQRVIDLREVEN
- the dnaB gene encoding replicative DNA helicase — its product is MQNQKQKRRKPGSNYNSDGASSDAPSDLLRKVPPHNLEAEQAVLGGVFLSNSIFNDLVDIVHSDDFYSPSHHEIFKAFEALYAKNAPIDIVTVNEYLTSTGKIDTVGGPVYLADLANSVISAANALHHAEIVAEKKIQRSLIDAAASIITDSFEAQNVKELLDHSEQAIFEITDAKKTTTIKSSKELIKEVFKELEIRVEQKSLVTGIPTTYTKFDEMTAGLQNSELVIIAGRPSMGKTAFALNVAMRAALHSGVPTAVFSLEMAMGQLMTRMLACHGKVDLSRLRTGQLDDEDWAKLYEAAQDLTEAPIFIDDTPSLSTMELRARCRRLKSQHNLGLVMVDYLQLMRSSARTDSREQEISDISRSLKALAKELKIPVLALSQLNRKVEERTDKRPMMSDLRESGAIEQDADIILFLYREDFYNKKEDKPINNKAEVIIGKQRNGPTGIVELAFFGNYTAFENLAAEPYPSEYGDD
- the rplI gene encoding 50S ribosomal protein L9; this encodes MKLILRADIDSLGRLGDIVSVKAGYGRNYLIPQGFAMPASAANLKQFELEKRKLQEQADNLRTQAEGLRDRLAKVEVKVEVRVGEGDKLYGSVTAANVAEALVEQGFDLDRRKILLSDPIRSLGTFTIEVKLHPEVRGEIKLTVAKPGQMMEEEETAESEAEEA
- the rpsR gene encoding 30S ribosomal protein S18 translates to MAFKKKFTPKRKFCRFCADKALPLDYKRPDILKDFVTERGKIIARRITGTCAKHQRRLTTEIKRSRQMALMLYTTVHSTDVKKKSF
- the rpsF gene encoding 30S ribosomal protein S6, giving the protein MLRKYEALLLLSPELASDSRKDIVEGVVAIIEREGGKLEEVDDWGSRQLAYPVQNQSRGYYVRVVFNAPAPLVAELERNIRITDGIFKFVTVKLEDKALVQEEA
- a CDS encoding enoyl-ACP reductase FabI; the encoded protein is MLLEGKKALIFGVANEKSIAYGIAEQFKKQGAKLAFSYVNDAIKKRVEPISEELGGEFIFPCDVSNDDDVAKSAEFVKEQWGDVDILVHSVAFANRDDLKKRYIETSRDGFHLALDVSAYSLVTLCNAFEPIMNPGSSVMAMTYLGSSKVITNYNVMGVAKAALEASVRYLACDMGHKGIRVNALSAGPIKTLASSGISGFKSIFSHIEERAPLHKNVTTEEVGKTATYLASDLSSGVTGEVLFVDCGYNIMGI
- a CDS encoding phosphoribosylaminoimidazolesuccinocarboxamide synthase, which gives rise to MSKNHLIETDIKELKLLSRGKVRDIYEVDAETLLIITTDRISAYDVIMPNPIEDKGKILNQITLFWMEMCKDIIPNHLIASNVENYPEVLHKYKDQLQGRSVLVKRAKPLPIECIVRGYITGSGWKDYLATGKVSGHALPKGLKESDMLEHPLFTPSTKADLGEHDENITVDKAMEMLGSDLLEKVQDVTLSIYNRARDYARERGIIIADTKFEFGLIGDELIIIDEVLTPDSSRFWPVEGYKAGQSQPSFDKQFLRDWLTDINFNKQPPAPEIPENIASKTREKYLEAFKLLTSSELDA